AAAAGATTTAGAGAATGTGAAGCGTTTTGGTTAACAGGAAATGGACATGGAAATGGAAATACAGAAGGGAATGGAGCGCCACGCTCCACACAGATGGAACCCACGTGGGCGCCGCAGCTTACCGCATCGGCACCGCTGTCGGAGCAGTGAGGACGCCCCGGGCTGAAACTTCTTAAAGCTCACTTTTTCCATTCCAGAGACTTTTTCCACGCTCTTTCTCAGACACGCTGGCCAGTGGAAGAGgagctcttccctccctccctatttCAAACCGTGgcccttttccttttgctgtagTCTCTCTACTTTCTCATCAGATTgagactgggggaggggacggAACTGTGCAGCAGCACCCTAGAAATACactccttttaaaaacaatttgaccgctttttaaaaaccaaattctCTCAATTACGATAAGATAGcgtgacatttttttcttccccaggcTGGGCTTAGAGGTGTCTCTAGGTTAGATTCCCGGGGTCATGAATGACACTTGAGGGTGGCATGGCCCAACGTGACTGGGGCAGCGGGGGAGCCGGTCCAGCCCCCCCAGCTTGCTGGAGTCAGCTCTCATCCGAGAGGCAATCGCCCCCCAGGAACTCCGTGGCCTCCAGCTCCACGCTGGACAGGAACCTCCGCAGCGTCTTGCGGCAGTTGTAATCCAGGGTGGTGGTATAGACGGCCTTGGGGTACTTCGGGTAGACGATGGTAGTGCTGAGGAAGCGGGCGGGCTTGTGGCGGGGCTCGAAGCGCAGCTCGGCCTTGTAGTTGCGCCACGTGCTGTTGGGGATGCAGGTGACCGTCTGGCTGCAGGAGGCCATggccaggcccaggggcaggtggaCGTCGTCAATGAAGTGCCGCTCTGAGTCGTACCTGACTGAGGAAGTGTACCTGGGTGGGAGATGGAAGGCAGCATGATGGTGTTCCTCTGAGCTAGGGGCACTGGGGTCCCTACTCTGACCCTCGACCTCTTGTGGGGAGCAAACCTTCCGATGTGGGGACTCCAGTTAGAAGCACCATAGTTACTGAAGCCCTTCCTGTGTGGCACTATTCGAAGCGCTTTACTTCTAGGATCAATTTAATTGTCCTGGCAACCCTGGGAGAGGTCATCAAGGCACAGAGGGCTAAGGTCACAGTGGGACTAAGTACTGGGGGCTGGGATTTAAAATCAGGTGTGCAAGATTCCAGAGTTCACGGTGCGCTCACTGCTTCTCTGCGGGCAGCAGCCCCTGGAGTCTGCGCCCACTACTTGAGTTGTGAGAGCCCCGTCAGGTCACCGACCTTACTCTGaacttctctaagcctctgtTACCTTGTCCTGGAAAAGGCGCCCAGGAAGGACTGGGCGGAATGTTCACATAGCAAGTGCTGTCGGTGGTAATTGTTATATCACAATGTGAATTCTACCGCCACACTAGGAGTGAACAGTTTTGCTGTCCCCTGAAGTGATCAATTAGCTCTTTAAAGGGAGGATGAAGGAACCCAGAACCCCTGGATGCTGCTTCTGAATGCTCGGTGATACCAAGTTCTAGCACTTGGTCCACCTTGGCCTTTAGTTTGGAGACCCCCTCAAACCCAGGGACTCTGAGACCTGACCTTCTCCATCAAAGTCAATTACAATCTTGATTTCCATAAAACCCCCAAACGTCAGTGTTCCTCAAGCAGCTACTTTGTTACATTTAAAGTCCTTCTTTGGTAATTTGGGGGTTACTTTTCTTTACATATGAGCAAAGCATAGTTCATTTTCCTGTATAACTATTACAGCTTCCTAAGTGCTGAAATATATACGTAGGCACATCCAACAACaccgcccccgcccgcccccacccaccGGCCAGGGAGTGAGAATCAGCATTCTTTTCAACGGGCCGGAGAGGAACGCCTATTCTCCTTGGGCAAGTAGGTAAGAAGCTGGTGAAAGCTAATGTCATGAAGTCATGTCCTCATTTTGTTCAAAATACAAGCTCTGCAGGAACAAAGGGCTGAACTGCTCACCTCCAAACTGGTGAGCCTGCTTTGTTCCACGTCAAAGGGCCCTTTGTGTCGAGGCAACTGAAACTCCAGCTATAAAACCACCAGCTCCCAAAAGTGaaattcctttctctaaaaagacGTATCTTGAACAGAGCCTCTCAGTGAATCCCTGCCCCCAGATAATCCTGGATGAGATACATTCCCAAAGAAGAATGATACTTCCCCAGTGAAATTATAAAATCAAGGCTACAGCACCTTGAAGCAGGTTGGGAggttggcggggggtggggaaatggggaccAGCTTCTGGAAAGAGGAATTTATTAGGAAGTTTTCAACATCTGATGGCCGTGACATACGAGGTACAAAAAGCAACTTGTAGGACTTTATATGTAACATGAGCTTGTTTTTACTTCAAAAAgggtgtttgtgtatttaattgcCTAGAATGCACCAGAAACTCTGAAAGTGTGCCCCGGAGCTACGAATAGTCACTGGCACACTCTTGTGATAcactcattttaaaagataaaaaaataaaaagtattcatttctggaattaaaaagtgaaaaatttaaaaataaaataaaatcagaacctGCTATGTTTACCTTACTTCCGTTGGTGGTAAGGGGTCAAACTCCACTCCTTCACCAAAGGACAGGGGGCATAACTTGGGCGCGCAGGCAGAAGCCGGGGGCGTGGGGAGCGAGGCTGAAGGCTGTGAGGATGGAGAACGCAGTTAGACCGCGGGCTGATCCACCCCACAGCAGGCCCCGGCGCTGAGCACCCAAGTTGACTCATGCCCCCTCCTGGGAATGATGCCGGAGAAGGGCTGGCCCACAGCATGGAAAGAGCAGTGGCCAGAGATCCAAGagctctgggtttgaatcccagatcTATCAAGAACGTGCTGTGTGGCCCCACAAGAGCCACGTCACCCGCTCTCGGAGACCTTGTCTTGCACCCCAAGGAGGTGCCCCTTCCACACCAAGGTTCCGTGAAAGGCTGAAAGGAGGAAATACACTTGAGCTCAGCGACATCGCCCAAGCCCGGCCCAGGGCCCACTGCGCCACCCCGCAGCAGGGCGGGCAGGAAACCCTCACCAGCTGGGGCTCCACGAACCAGAAGCCTCAATCATGTGCCCCCAACCCTGTCATTGTCTCAGCAACACTTTCGAGAAGGCCAAAGAAAACCATGCTGCCAGGGATATTTTTACACTGCAGAGTGGGgacaacctcccccaccccctctgcctctGCAGAGAGCAACACCCAACCAAGAGGGAGGGTCCGCAGCCTCCTTGGTAAGATGAGCCCCAAGAAGTTCTCTGTGCCACTCCCCACTCTCCAGAAAACTCGAAGAGCTGGGGTACTGCGTGCCCGAGGTGAACGGGCTTCCTATCGGGTCAAAGCTTTGGACTTTCTGCTTCGTCAAGCAGCCTGAGAGACAGTTCCACCCTAGACACAGGTGCCAGCTCTCCCTGGATTTCCATGTAGGGCCCCTTGGGTCCCCAGGTTATGGGGGAATCTGtcattttctttgccagatttgAGAGAAGGACCCACACTTGGGccggggtggggaggtggcagccCCACCATCACTCTTCCAGGACAGGGAAGGTCGAAGATTGGCTCTAAGACATTGACCGTGTTGCTGGGACAAGGTGTCACTGGAGGTGTAGGTTGGAAATACAAAAGCCAAAGGGGACCAGGGAGAGGGCCTAGCACCTGGATTTGGGTGGAGAGTTCAGTAAGCCCCCGCTGGGGCGGGGTTGTGGGTGAGAACCAAGGCCAGCGGATGGGGGGCGGTGAAGTGTGGGCACTGGCTGCTGCAGAGCTTTCGGGAACAGCCCCCAGTCGTGACAGtgggccctgctctgcccccagctccctggcCGCCAGACATTTCCCAACTGAGCAGGGGCCTTCCAGACGGTCCCGGGCTGCATGCAGGATGACAGGGCCACGGGAGTAGACGTGTGACTCTCCAGCACTCACATTGCAGCCTTCTCTCAGGCATCCACGCAAGCGCTCGGTTCCCTCGCCTCCGCCTTCTCTGCCCCCTCATCCCTGCCCACCCGCCGGACACACACTGAGCACACACCTTGCTGCAGGTGCAagctgggagtggggcagggcagcAGGACTTCTAACAAACACTCGGACAAGGTGCCACCAGGGAACAGGGATGAAGCCCGCAGACTCTAGCATGGCTCTGGGAAGCATCAAGGAAGAcctcccagaggaggtgacaagCTGGGCACTGAAGAGCCAGCAGGGCTTTGACAGGTGGAAAGGCTGAGTGGGTGTTGAGAGAGGCTGAGCGGGATGGGCTTGGAGAAAAGGCATGCCAAGTGGAGGCAGCAGCCTCAGAGGCACCAGCCTGCGGTCCGGAGATGTGGAAGACGAGGCTAGAAAGAGCCAGATCCTGGGGGGTTCTGAAGGCAAAGCTGAAGCTCGTGCTGCCTTCCGTGGAGATGAGAGAACGCAGTGATCTCCACGGAGAGGCAGGGTCAATGGGGCAAAAATTCCACACACCATCGAAGTGTGTGGGTTCTTCAGGAGCAGCAGCTGCCACTGACTACCTTACCCAGGGGACAGGGCTGCAAACACCCGCTCCCTCCCAAGGGGCGGGCTGGGGTGAGGGCCCCTCTCCCAGCTTTGACTGAAGGCAGGATGTGGGCTCCCCTGAGCGCTAGGTAAAGGCAATAAACATCGCCACCTGAGAGACTGCTAAGGCAAAAGAGACttggtgtttttctttaaaaaagaattttaaaagaaaataaaagtattcatttttgaaagtttCCACCCACCTAAAGTCCTCCCACCCATCACGTGCCAGACACGGGTTAGGTGGCAGAACAACGGGGGGCACAAGGAAGGGGGAGGCTCGTGGGGTGACTTTTCTCAAAAGGTCCCTCCAAGGCGACTAACGCAGTCCCCAGAAGCTTGCCCCGTTCGCTGTCTGAATCCAGGAGCTGGGGAGCCAGAGCACACTCCTCTCCCCAAGACCAGCGGGAAGGTGTAAGGCCCCCGGGAGCCGCCGTCGGCAGGGGCAAAGCCCCGGAGGCAGTGCAGGGCCTGCAGTCCGGGGAAGGCTGGGCTTCCCTCTTGGTGTCCCCAGGCCCCTTCCAGGACGGCCGGGGCAGGAATGTGGCCGAGCCGCAGCCAGGCAGCACCGGAGGCTGCCACCCCGAAGGGAGGAGGCAGCGGATCGCCTCTCCCCGGGGCTCCCGCGCCTCCCAGGCGATGACAATTTTCCAGCCACTGGCTCCAGCTGGCCAGGCACTCGCAGCGCTCCCGCCCCGGGCTCCCAGCTTTGGCCACGCCGTCCCGACGGGAGGGTGGCGGCGCCGACAGTGCGCCCCGAAAGGGGCCGCAAGACCCGCTGGCAGTCTCCCGGGGCCCGGCTGCAGTTGGGATGGGGGACACAAGGGGCCAGAGGGGAGCCACTCACCAGGACCGCGGGGGTCGCCGCCACGTCGGGCTCCAGCGTTCCGGGTGCCGGCGCGCGCTccccgctgccgccgccgccccccgccGCCGCGAGCCCCCAGTGGCTGGGGCTTGGGCTGGGGGGCAGCCCCGAATCCGGGCTATCCAGGACGCCGTCGCCCTTCTTCTTCGTGTCCACGAGCTCGGGCACATCCTGCAGGTTCAGCCGGCCCACCATGGCTGTGCGCGCCGCGGGGCCCGCGCTGGGGCCGCGGACTAACGAGGGGCGCAGATGCGGGCCGGGGCCGCTGCCCGCCCGGCAGCCCTGCGCCCTGCCTGCCCGCCGCCCGCGCGCGGTCCAAGTCTGGCGGGCTGCCGCGCCCGGGCCCGCCCTCCgtcctccgccccgccccgcccgccgggCCGCCCCGCACAGGCCGAGCCGCGAGGCCTGGCGCCAGGGGCCGCTGCGCCTCCGCGGTGCGCCGCCCTCGCTGCGTCCCGCCCGGCCGCCCAGCCCGCCAGGAGCGACCGATCCCAGCACGCCAGGGGCTCCGGGCTGGCCTCCCCGAGGACCTCGTCCGGTCCCACGTCCGGGCCCGTCCGGGCCCCCTCCCGGCTGCAGGTGGACACGGACACCACTCTCCCCGGGCCCCTGACGGCGCCTGTCCCGTCGTCCTGTCCCAGCAGGGCCCAGCAGGCGCCAATACCTCGAGCCCTGGCTGTCTGGGGAAGCCAGAGCAGAGCCCCGGCCTGCAGAGGCTTGGGGAGCCGGCCGAACCCAGCGAGCAAACAACTGGAAATTATTAATAGTTAATGCGCTTCGTATGGCTCTAGCCGCCTCTTGGCTCAGCAGGGCGGGCTCTCTGTCTCTGGCTCTCATTTCTGCCCCGCAGGAAAAGAGGGCCTACTCCGCTGATCCTCGGAGACTCCCGCGGAGAGACATCACTCCCCGGCCTGAGTGCCCATCTGAACAGGCTGTGGCCACACCAGGCCACCAGGGAGAGTCTGGGGTGGGCGAGCGGACTGGGACCTCGATGGAGATCGAGCTCAGCAGGCCGCCCACTGCTGTCTGAGGGACCATGGGCTCCCGGGTGAGGGCCACAGCTTTTCACTCCCAGGAGTCCCTGTCTGAAACCCGGACTGGGGGCTTCTCGCCTCGTTTTCAGTTCGACAGAAAGACCTATCTGAGTGGGAAGTCTGTTCAGTAGCTGCCAGCTGTAGACCTGGCTGTTCTCAAACCTAGAACTTTTTCTCTCAGAGACTTCCAAAATTAGCAGTAAATATTTAGTAAGTTCCCACCCTCAACCCCACCGCCACCCTAACCTGAGGGTTTTGGTGTGTGTTCCGCGAAGAGCCTCAAGCTGGAGCTGTGCCCAGACCTAGCCTGCAGGCACCCGCTCTAAAGCGGGGTGTGCCCAGGGTTGGGGGACTCTGCTGACTAGATAGGAGGCTGGCTCTGGCCCCCACCAGGGCGCTCAGTTGGCTGGCATGTCAGCTGGTAAACgaaaaggtctcaggttcaattcccagtcagggcacatgcctaggttgcaggttggatggGTCTGGGTGAGTTGGGGCCATGTGGGAGGGagcgatcgatgtttctttctcacatcagcgtttctctttctctctccctaaaatcaataaacttctCCTCgggtatccttgggtgaggatttagaagaaggagaagaagaaaagaggtggCCTCTGTGTGTCCCCACAATGGCAGCCTCGTCTGTGTCCTGACAAAAACAAAGGGTACTTGTCCTGCCTGCAACCTGTCAGAGTCAGAATTTAGAGCAGGTAGATGTTAGAGATCTGTTGGCAAAGTTGGGCCCTCCTATCCTCCTCACTCATCATTGTCaggtaagaaaacagaaaagggatTTGGCTTGCTCCAAGTCATACAGTTGGTACAAGGCGGCTGGCCTCAGACGATCCCCTCCACAGAGCTAGAACCTGGCACATGCCTGTGTGCCGACAGGGCGTCCATTCATTCAGGGCCCGTGGGAACAGTGCAGAATCACAGTCCAGACCAACGCGTAGTGCAAGGACGTACTCTAAGCAACGGGGCTCAGAGGCTGGGCTAACTATGCAGCTGTGCCTCCGGACCCTCGTCGATCCCACCGTCTGGACGTCCCAGGCCACCCCCAACCTGGGCATCACCAGAGGGATCAAAGTGCTTTTGGGGTTGTGGAGAGCATGGTCTGCAGGCCGTGGGAGGACCTCGTACCCTGGAGAGAATCTGCCCACTGGCATTCCCACGTAGACCCTGGGAGCTCTTCCCCGAGCCTGGCCAGGTAGGGAAAGGTATCCAGGAAGATGGCAGTTGCTCCAAGGGGGTGGTGGTGTTCACGGTCATCAGCCTGGAAGAAGTAGAGGACAAGACTGGGGAAGGTCACCATGTGAGGCCAGTTTTAGCCCCTCTTTGCAGTGTGGATTGTGGTGGAGAGATTGTGGGGAGGGATCACCCCACCTGAACCTGCTAAAACCCAGAGccggagcgggggtggggggtggagcctGGCATTCCACCTGCTCAGGGGAGTTCTGAAGGGCTTCAATTATCCGTATTCTGACAGGAGAAGATCCAGAGACATCATAGCTGCCAAAGTGAGCAAGGAGACGTGAGGCTGCAAGCTTCAGAGGGTCCAGGCAAATCAAAGGGACACCTTTGGGGCACCCCTTTCTCCCTGGCACCGGGGTCATCACGCAGCTGGCCCGGGAGTTACATGGATATCTTGGCCCTTAAACTGGACCTAGGACATTCACACACCAACCTCCATCCTATGAAAGTTCTGTCTGATCCCGAAGAACGACGTCTCCCCAACTCCATCAGGCCTCAGGACAACTGCCAAGGAGCTTCGGAAGCATAAACTGATTGCCCACCATGGCCTCCCTCCTTACAGAGGAGCCCAGCACAGACTCGTGCGGTAGAAACTGTAGGGGCTTAAAGAGGACTCCAGCGCTGGGGCCCGACACAAAGAAGCAGAGGTGGGGACCATGGCTCCGCACACACTCCCACGGACCCGCTCAGCGCCCTCCCCCAACAACCTGCACCCAAGTCACCCTGCCTGGCTCCCAGAATTCTACAGAGCCACTGGAAAGATGGAGAGccccctgatgggtgtggctcagtgggttgggcattgtcccatagaggaaaggttgtaggttcccttcctggtcagggcacatgcctgggttgctggttggatcccCAGAAGGggagtgtatgagaggcaaccaatccgcgttcctctttcacatcagtgtttctctcctctttctccctccctgccccttcctctaaaaataaataaatacaatctgtattaaaaaagaaaaaagacaatgagGAGAAACCGCAGGTGCGTTCAGACGGTTGTCGAAGAGCTCAGCAATAAGCCTGAGCTGACGGGGAGCTGCACGGGGAGCAAAGAGACGGCGGAGGGCGCTGTGGCCTGGCCGGGGATTCTGCCTGCCTGCGCCGGCCCCTCTGACCAGCCCAGGCCGTCCTGGTGGGGTTGCACAGGGGGTTGTCACAGCGGGAACCCTGCAACGTTCACCTGCCCACATGCTCTTCTCCGGAGGAGAGCGGGGGACTTCCTTTACGTGGGCGTGTTTCTCAGCCCTGAGTGAGTTCGCGTCTACTGCCGTCGTCTGGAAGggccccatcctcctcctccatcttatTCCAGATCGCTTTCCACCAGAAGTAGCTTTAACTCTAACTGAAACTAAAAACTCCAACTGTTGTCTGAAAGACAACAGATGCCACCTTTCCCACTTCCAGTGGGCCTTCTTCCGAAGAGCAGTGGGGGTGCACCTAGAAATCAGGGCTGAGCTACAGTGGGcgaggccacacagccaggatgACCAGCGGCCTCTTCTCAAAGATGTCCTTTCAGAGTGGGCCATCGTCCCCCTGCCTGGATCACAGAGACCGGTGTCCTCCTAGGACTTGGCTTCCAGCTGGAGGCCTTTCTCAGGAAGGTCTGAGGAACAAAAGGCGCCTACCAATGAATGGCCATCCTGCATTTCCCTGTTTTCTGCACCAGATTAAGTTGGTGCCTGAAGGGGATTGAGTCAGACAAGAACAGGGCAGGACCCCCACACGGCTGCTGCGTACTGTTCCGGAACAGCTTGTCTTTAGTCAGCTCTGCCAGGCAGCGGATTAAAAACCCTGCCGGCTCCAGCGCTGGCTCCCAGCCTGGGCCTGTGGCACCCTGCAGTCCCAGCGCCCCCACCGGCCCGAGTGCTGGGAGTCACAATGCAGGGGTTAGCCTTAGCACTCAGCCAAGTCCCTCCATTCCTTCCAGTGCACCCATGTCACCCAAAATACTTTGAAGAAATAGaacttcattttgtttccttaagTATTTTAAGATTAAagttatagccctggccaggtgctcagttggtcagagcatcacctggatgtgccaaggttgcaggttccatcccccatcaggacacatacaagaatcaaccagtaaacgcataaataagtggaacaacaaatcgtttctctctctctctctctaaaatcaataaaaaaaaattttaaatcaataaattttaaaaaagattaaggTTGTAGTTTTCAAAGAACACTGAACGGGAACTACCATGTTCAACAGAGAAAGGAGCTGAATTAAAAAGACGAGCTCCACCACCACGCAGCCCCCGGGAGCCTGCGCACGCCGAGCCCCTGCGCTGCCAGAGGTGGCGCGGATCATACGGAGCCAAGGACGCCAGTGTTGGGCTCCGCGGTTCTGGGCGAGGTGGGCCCGAGCGAGCATGACCAGCTCCTTTTCTCACCTCTCAGGTGGGAGACCATCAGCTCAGGTGGAGAGATGAGATCTAGCCCAGCCCAGCTGGCGACAGTAACCCAGATCCCAAATGCAGCTCAGGGTAAAGTCAGGCTGATGTCCCTGTGTGGGGAACCCCATGTGTGACCCCAGTCAAATACAAGCTCCACCCTCGAGGCCTCCTATTTGTAAGCTGAGAGCTGTTTTCCCAAATGCTCCCTGGTTACACAGAACAGGGCCGTGGCCTCTGCAAAATAAAATCCAGATGGGATTTTGCACAGAGCTGGGGCACGTGGCCTCCTTGGCACCGCACCCGTGCACTTGCACCCCTGGCTCCCTTCTGCATTTCGCACTGGACAGGGCCTTGCAGCCCAGAAAAAATGGCCTTTAGTTGAGCAATTGATGTTAAGACCCTTGGCTTCTTGGCTGACAGGCGTTTCAGAAGGCTGTGCTGTCATTTTCCCTGGGGAACAGGTGGCTGCTCCGCACAGCCACACTCCAAAGGCTGCCTCCAGGCTCCATGGACCCCCTGGGATTCGGGTCTgtagggaagggatggagaaggggaGCCCATGAAGGAGGGGGCCCAACCGCGCCACAACGACGGCCTGACCCGCTGTGTTCTTGGGGGAGCCGTAGCCCCGAAGTGCGCTCCTCTCCTGCCCCAAATTCAAAGCAGGGTACACAGGGGGAGGAGGCGGCTGTGGTTTGCCGCTCTGTACTGTGGGGAACTCCCGATACTTGCTGAAGGCATTTACATGCCTTTGAAAAGTGTTTTGCAGTTTTGAGTCTTTCCTGAAAATTagccaggggtggggaaagaaCTTGGGGTGAGCAGAGAGGTACAAAGAAAAACTGTGTCTCATGCTTTCCCAGACCATAttggctggggagtgggggtgggaggcatggTTAACTGGAATTTTATTCCCTCTTGCCCCCAACCACTGACAAGTATTTCTGGAAATCTCTGAAGGGGTCTCTCATATGGTCGTAAATAAATCTGGTTGTGCACACGGGAATGCCTGCTATTAATTTTCTGTTCATTCCCCTGCCCCACTGTGCCAGCTTCTGGTTCTGCTGTTACATGACAATGTCTCATCATGGCCCTGCGACAGGCTGTCCTTGCTGAGACCCCGGTCAGCTCCACCGGGCCTGTAGGAGAGGCTGCAGCTGTGCTGCTGGGGGCCCCACTCCTCTGCCCCATGCCAGGCGctgcccacagccccaggcacCGCTGCTGAGACTGGAGGGGGGGTGCAGGAGCCTGAGCTGGGCTGCTGCCTGCAGCTGAGTGCCTCTCACCCCTCCTGGTCACGTTCATAGGGTGGTCCCGCAGCAGGGTGGCTTCCTTTAGGCCTCCCTCCCACCTTAGGGAACCCTGCAGGGAAAGGCCAAGAGATAagtagtaaaacaaacaaaatcctctttgaattccaaatccctgTCCCCTTAGCCAGGCCCGTCCTTCTGGCCCCTTCTCCTAATGCACACGGCCGCTGGCTGTTCTCCTTTGGTACTGGTAATGGGTGTCGTTTTGTGACGATGGACCCCGTACTAAAGGTGAATGccctgttcattttttaaactaactCAATTTAGTTCATAGGCCTCTGCTTTGTCTCGAAGTGGGAAAACTGACTTGCAAATTCAGTGTTGTTTCTTATCTTCTGGGAAATAATGGTTCTGGGTAATGACTACTCTTGTCCTTCCTGTTTGCCCGGTGGCATCTGGGGAGGCTTATGTAACATGGTGCAGCAGGCTGGGGTGTCTGGTGGTGCCTGGGTCCCTGGGCACATTCCCACCCGTCGGGCTTCTGTGAGGTGTAGCTTGTTCTGTGTGGCCATGGAAGGCCATCCTCGGCTGTGGAAGCCCGTATGCCAAATGCTCTGCATCCTGGTTGCCCCAGCTTATGGTCTCTTCCAATGAACGGGCCCTTGTACTGCTTCTGGGGGCTCAGGGAGCTTGGGAGCCACTTCCTGCCCATGACGGGATGAGAGCGCACTCTCGCTTACTTAGGCCCGTCTGGCTGGACAGCCTTCTCAGGCACTGCAGTGCCTTGCTGCACACAGGACTCTCCAGGGGACCTGCCGTTTCCTGCGGTAATTGCTGGGAGCCAGGCAAAGGCTTCTAGACCAGGATTCCCTCATATTTATGGGGGGGTCTCTTATCTCGGGGCTCAGCCCAGAGTGGTGGGGTTCTGGATATTTTTCTCAGGGGCCTGCCAGCTTTTAAACCATGTCATACACACCCTGTGGTTTTTCCTAATgctggtcctttttttttaatggaaaaaaaatgttgaagtcGAAATTCACTGTCCCTATGCTGACGGTGTGGACTGTATGCAAAGTCCTCCCTAATTTTGGCTCTTCATTGTTAAAGgcacacttttatttctttgtcctcAACTGAGGCcttattttcactgcttttagaaacagaggaagggagagaaacattgatgtgagagagaagcatcagttggttgcctcctgtatgctcccagactggggatcgaacccacaagccTTTGGTCATGGGACAAAGCTCCAGCCGACCGGGCCGCACCGGCCAGGGCAAAGGCACATTTTTAGACTAAGGAACAAAACCAAAGTAAAACATCCCAGTCCTCTTGCATTGACAGCCCTGGATCTCCAGCCTATTTTCTCTCCTCTCGAATCACAAAAGTCTTCACAGGAGTTCGGAAGCTAACAATTTAATCTTTATACCATCGCCACCGGAGGACGGTGCATATGACACTTTGCCTTCTGCTGGAGTGATGGGGAAGgggtagaggaaaaaaagaataggaaagatGCCCAGGCTAACACCAAACTAGTACCTCTCTGCACGTACAAAGGCTGGCCATTGCTTTCATGAGCAAACCAACAAAGCACGTCCTCCAGGAGCCCCGACTTTGAGGGAAGCCACAGGGCTTTTGCTCAACAAGAAGGCTTTCTTGCAGCAAGACACAGCTCTGGTTGGGTCACATTTGGCTTTGTGCAATGAAAATGAACGGGGGACTTCCGCTTACTGGGTTTCTACAGATAGAGCTGCAACTACATCCT
This window of the Desmodus rotundus isolate HL8 chromosome 9, HLdesRot8A.1, whole genome shotgun sequence genome carries:
- the RFLNB gene encoding refilin-B encodes the protein MVGRLNLQDVPELVDTKKKGDGVLDSPDSGLPPSPSPSHWGLAAAGGGGGSGERAPAPGTLEPDVAATPAVLPSASLPTPPASACAPKLCPLSFGEGVEFDPLPPTEVRYTSSVRYDSERHFIDDVHLPLGLAMASCSQTVTCIPNSTWRNYKAELRFEPRHKPARFLSTTIVYPKYPKAVYTTTLDYNCRKTLRRFLSSVELEATEFLGGDCLSDES